In Longimicrobium sp., the following are encoded in one genomic region:
- a CDS encoding tail fiber domain-containing protein — translation PTGGGAGTFFFWHPCRGSVRFGRVPTAQTNWDDANMDDFTFAGGNQVIASGYGAFAYGDQVTVSSTVGVGFGSGVTVSGTAGFSAGASNVCSGFACTAIGYTVRAGGQGSVALGYRTTANNDYSVALGYRASNNTHTGTMAMGDESTTDSVRNQADNEFRARYNGGFRLRVSTASNGNTPGAGGNVGCDLTVAVPSWTCASSRTVKEHFAAVDGEDVLLRIRQVPVTTWNMIGADPGIRHMGPFAEDFYAAFGLGLGATTIGLGDIDGVNFAGVKALEARTASLQQQLDQRTAEVSQLRGEVAGLHGEVAELRAQVQALLQRDAAASKP, via the coding sequence CCCACCGGCGGCGGCGCCGGCACCTTCTTCTTCTGGCACCCCTGCCGCGGCTCGGTCCGCTTCGGGCGCGTCCCCACCGCCCAGACCAACTGGGACGACGCCAACATGGACGACTTCACCTTCGCCGGCGGCAACCAGGTGATCGCCAGCGGCTACGGCGCCTTCGCCTACGGCGACCAGGTGACGGTGAGCTCGACCGTGGGCGTGGGCTTCGGCTCGGGCGTCACGGTCAGCGGCACGGCCGGGTTCAGCGCGGGGGCCAGCAACGTCTGCTCGGGGTTCGCCTGCACCGCCATCGGCTACACGGTGCGCGCGGGCGGGCAGGGCTCGGTGGCGCTGGGCTACCGCACCACGGCCAACAACGACTACTCGGTGGCCCTCGGCTATCGCGCGTCGAACAACACGCACACCGGCACCATGGCCATGGGTGACGAGTCGACCACCGACTCGGTGCGCAACCAGGCCGACAACGAGTTCCGCGCCCGCTACAACGGCGGGTTCCGGCTGCGCGTGAGCACCGCCTCCAATGGCAACACCCCGGGCGCCGGCGGCAACGTGGGGTGCGACCTGACCGTGGCCGTGCCCAGCTGGACCTGCGCGTCGAGCCGCACGGTGAAGGAGCATTTCGCGGCGGTGGACGGCGAAGACGTGCTGCTCCGCATCCGCCAGGTGCCGGTGACCACCTGGAACATGATCGGGGCCGATCCGGGGATCCGGCACATGGGTCCGTTCGCCGAGGACTTCTACGCGGCGTTCGGGCTGGGGCTGGGGGCCACCACCATCGGCCTGGGCGACATCGACGGGGTGAACTTCGCCGGGGTGAAGGCGCTCGAGGCCCGGACGGCGTCGCTGCAGCAGCAGCTCGACCAGCGCACCGCCGAGGTCTCCCAGCTGCGCGGCGAGGTGGCCGGGCTGCACGGCGAGGTGGCCGAGCTCCGGGCGCAGGTGCAGGCGCTCCTCCAGCGCGACGCCGCCGCATCGAAGCCATAG
- a CDS encoding HEAT repeat domain-containing protein gives MMPIRRAIPLLVVPMHLLAASARAQEDAGRLVRTASGYELRVREQNGVEYSITLPASSVRRPEEPLPGRASMAAEAPVTLSAADPAAADPAVQLALERLALRSDDPAVRQAAVITLARTAAPGTGARLERIHRRSDDANVRRAALRLLSLAPDRRRALAYLTTIATGDANPADGYDAPAVAVWTLADMGDAGSAVLRDLHRRGAVHSPEGRVALDYVARNGFRAPLQP, from the coding sequence ATGATGCCGATCCGCCGCGCCATCCCGCTTCTCGTCGTCCCCATGCACCTGCTCGCCGCCTCCGCGCGGGCGCAGGAGGACGCCGGCCGCCTGGTGCGCACGGCGTCCGGGTACGAGCTGCGCGTGCGCGAGCAGAACGGCGTCGAGTACAGCATCACCCTGCCCGCCTCGTCCGTCCGCCGCCCCGAGGAGCCGCTCCCCGGCCGCGCGTCGATGGCCGCGGAGGCGCCCGTCACGCTCTCGGCCGCCGACCCCGCTGCGGCCGACCCGGCGGTGCAGCTGGCGCTGGAGCGGCTGGCGCTGCGCTCGGACGATCCCGCCGTCCGCCAGGCCGCCGTCATCACGCTCGCCCGCACGGCCGCGCCCGGCACCGGCGCCCGGCTGGAGCGCATCCACCGCCGCAGCGACGACGCCAACGTCCGCCGCGCCGCGCTCCGGCTCCTCTCCCTCGCGCCCGACCGCCGCCGCGCCCTCGCCTATCTGACCACGATCGCCACGGGCGACGCGAACCCCGCGGACGGCTACGACGCGCCCGCCGTGGCCGTGTGGACGCTGGCGGACATGGGCGACGCGGGGAGTGCCGTGCTGCGCGACCTGCACCGCCGTGGCGCCGTGCACTCGCCCGAGGGCCGCGTGGCGCTCGACTACGTCGCCCGCAACGGCTTCCGCGCGCCGCTGCAGCCATAG